In Aegilops tauschii subsp. strangulata cultivar AL8/78 chromosome 3, Aet v6.0, whole genome shotgun sequence, one genomic interval encodes:
- the LOC141042774 gene encoding uncharacterized protein: MGALKLPPKCLVAWELVCRGKEEGGLGVRDLATQNDALLLKILHRLHSIPLSRWATWVCLGERLLLDPRSSGLAGEHWAALRGLMPVYRALTRVSLGDGRMTAFWEDHWLPCGPMRCAFPALASHATCSEVSVWAVRNLGLDAVLVPRLSTSAARERLLLLPLVGRAGEGEGEADHRSLILCDQKGGRLASSAAYGLFRLGGEGAGCPECGASLETPDHLIFGCPFARAFWCSLRLSTSGASVRALHLFDASMAVGSASPHAFVQLCCWHL, from the exons ATGGGCGCGCTCAAGCTGCCTCCCAAG TGTCTCGTCGCCTGGGAGCTAGTGTGCCGCGGCAAGGAGGAGGGAGGCCTGGGGGTCCGCGACCTCGCCACGCAGAATGACGCCCTCCTTCTGAAGATCCTGCACCGACTCCACTCTATCCCCTTGTCTCGCTGGGCGACCTGGGTTTGCCTGGGGGAGCGTCTTCTACTGGACCCCCGTAGCTCGGGTCTCGCCGGCGAGCACTGGGCTGCGCTTCGGGGGCTTATGCCTGTCTACCGCGCTCTCACCCGCGTCTCCCTGGGGGATGGCAGGATGACGGCCTTCTGGGAGGATCATTGGCTTCCCTGTGGGCCCATGCGGTGTGCCTTCCCGGCACTGGCCTCGCATGCGACGTGCTCGGAGGTCTCGGTCTGGGCTGTTCGTAACCTGGGCCTAGATGCGGTGCTCGTGCCGCGGTTGTCCACTTCTGCCGCCCGGGAACGCCTCCTCCTGCTCCCACTCGTTGGGCGGGCGGGGGAGGGCGAGGGCGAAGCTGACCATCGCAGCCTGATCCTTTGCGATCAGAAAGGCGGGCGGCTGGCGTCGAGCGCAGCCTATGGGCTCTTCCGCCTGGGCGGTGAGGGCGCCGGGTGCCCGGAGTGCGGGGCGAGCCTGGAGACGCCAGATCACTTGATCTTCGGCTGCCCCTTCGCGCGTGCGTTCTGGTGCTCTCTGCGCCTTTCCACTTCGGGGGCCTCTGTGCGTGCCCTGCACCTCTTCGACGCCTCCATGGCGGTCGGCTCAGCCTCGCCGCATGCGTTCGTGCAGCTGTGCTGCTGGCACCTCTAG
- the LOC141042305 gene encoding uncharacterized protein, with protein MARAVVPLNFNAFLEKAKLKDDGSNYTDWVRNLRIILIAAQKNYVLEALLGARPAAGATLDVMNVWQSKADDCSIVQCAMLYGLEPGLQRRFEHHGAYEMFQELKLIFQENARIERYEVSNKFYSYKMEENSSVSEHILKMSGYNNHLIQLEVNLPDDSVIDRILQSLPPSYKIFVMNYNMHGMDKTIPELFAMLKAAAVEIKKEHQVLMVNKTTSFKKKGKGKKKGNFKKNDKQVAAQEKKPKSGPKPETECFYCKGTGHWKQNYPKYLAEKKDGKVNKETTD; from the exons atggcccgtgctgttgttccgttgaattttaatgcatttcttgagaaagcaaagttgaaagatgatggtagcaattacacggactgggtccgtaacttgaggattatcctcattgctgcacagaagaattacgtcctggaagcactgctaggtgccagacctgctgcaggagcaacactagatgttatgaacgtctggcagagcaaagctgatgactgctcgatagttcaatgtgccatgctttacggcttagaaccgggacttcaacggcgttttgaacatcatggagcatatgagatgttccaggagttgaagttaatatttcaagaaaatgcccggattgagagatatgaagtctccaataagttctacagctacaagatggaggagaatagttctgtcagtgagcatatactcaaaatgtctgggtataacaatcacttgattcaactcgaagttaatcttccggatgatagtgtcattgacagaattcttcaatcactgccaccaagctacaagatcttcgtgatgaactataatatgcacgggatggataagacaattcccgagctcttcgcgatgctaaaggctgcggcggtagaaatcaagaaggagcatcaagtgttgatggtcaacaagaccaccagtttcaagaaaaagggtaaagggaagaagaaggggaacttcaagaagaacgacaaacaagttgctgctcaagagaagaaacccaagtctggacctaaacctgagactgagtgcttctactgcaaaggaactggtcactggaagcagaactaccccaagtatttggcagaaaagaaggatggcaaggtgaacaaag agACTACAGATTAA